One window of the Oncorhynchus keta strain PuntledgeMale-10-30-2019 chromosome 31, Oket_V2, whole genome shotgun sequence genome contains the following:
- the LOC118364514 gene encoding T-complex protein 1 subunit gamma-like, with the protein MMGRPIVVLSQNMKRESGRKVQKGNISAAKAIADVIRTCLGPRAMMKMLLDPMGGIVMTNDGNAILREIQVQHPAAKSMIEISRTQDEEVGDGTTSVIILAGEMLSVAEQFLEQQMHPTVIISAYRHALDDMLDMLKDISTPVDVNDRAQMLKIINSAICTKALSRWSTMACNIALDAVRTVELEEHGRKEINIKLYAKVEKVPGGFIEDSCVLKGVMVNKDVTHPRMRRMIKNPRIILLDCSLEYKKGESQTDIEITREEDFSRILQMEEEYIQTICEDIIRLKPDLIFTEKGISDLAQHYLMKANITAIRRVRKTDNNRISRACGARIASRTDELREEDVGTGAGLFEIKKIGDEYFTFVTECKDPKACTILLRGASKEILAEVERNLQDAMQVCRNVLLDPSLLPGGGAVEMAVSKRLMERSKTLTGVEQWPYRAVAQALEVIPRTLIQNCGASTIRVLTSLRAKHTMEACASWGVNGETGTLADMMELGICEPLAVKAQTYKTAVETAILLLRIDDIVSGIKKKGDDQAGGGQGAE; encoded by the exons ATGATGGGAAGACCAATCGTCGTGTTGA GCCAGAATATGAAAAGAGAGTCTGGACGCAAGGTTCAGAAAGGGAACATCAGTGCAGCAAAG GCAATAGCAGATGTCATCAGAACATGCCTGGGACCAAGAGCCATGATGAAG ATGCTGCTAGACCCCATGGGTGGCATTGTCATGACCAATGATGGCAATGCCATCCTCCGAGAG ATCCAAGTGCAGCACCCGGCAGCCAAATCCATGATTGAGATCAGCCGCACCCAGGATGAGGAGGTGGGAGACGGCACCACGTCAGTCATCATCCTTG CTGGGGAGATGCTGTCTGTAGCAGAGCAGTTCCTGGAGCAGCAGATGCACCCCACAGTCATCATCAGTGCCTACAGACACGCCCTGGACGACATGCTCGACATGCTCAAAGACATCAG CACCCCGGTGGATGTGAATGACAGGGCGCAGATGCTGAAGATCATCAACTCTGCCATCTGCACCAAGGCCTTGAGCCGTTGGTCTACCATGGCATGTAATATTGCCCTGGATGCCGTGCGCACTGTGGAGTTGGAGGAGCACGGACGCAAGGAGATCAACATTAAGCTGTACGCCAAAGTGGAGAAG GTGCCTGGTGGCTTCATTGAGGACTCATGTGTGCTAAAAGGCGTGATGGTCAACAAGGACGTCACTCACCCCCGCATGCGCAGAATGATCAAGAACCCCCGCATCATCCTGCTGGACTGCTCCCTGGAGTACAAGAAGGGCGAGAGCCAG ACTGACATTGAGATCACACGTGAGGAAGATTTTTCTAGAATccttcagatggaggaagagTACATCCAGACGATCTGTGAAGACATCATCCGCCTCAAGCCAGACCTCATCTTCACTGAGAAGGGCATCTCAG ACCTGGCACAACACTATCTGATGAAGGCCAACATCACAGCCATCCGCCGTGTCAGAAAGACTGACAACAACCGCATTTCAAG GGCATGTGGGGCTCGCATCGCCAGCCGTACAGATGAGCTGCGTGAGGAGGACGTGGGAACTGGCGCCGGCCTGTTTGAGATCAAGAAGATTGGAGACGAGTACTTCACCTTCGTCACAGAGTGCAAAGACCCCAAAGCCTGCACCATCCTGCTTAGAGGAGCCAGCAAAGAGATCCTGGCT gaGGTGGAACGTAACCTGCAGGATGCAATGCAGGTGTGTCGTAACGTGCTACTGGACCCATCTCTACTCCCTGGAGGTGGGGCGGTGGAAATGGCTGTGTCCAAGAGGCTGATGGAGCGTTCCAAGACCCTGACTGGGGTGGAGCAGTGGCCCTACCGTGCCGTGGCCCAGGCCCTGGAGGTTATCCCCCGTACACTCATCCAAAACTGTGGAGCCTCCACCATCCGCGTGCTCACCTCTCTCAGG GCCAAGCACACCATGGAGGCCTGTGCATCATGGGGTGTGAACGGAGAGACTGGCACCTTGGCAGACATGATGGAGCTTGGCATCTGTGAGCCGCTGGCTGTCAAGGCCCAGACTTACAAGACTGCTGTGGAG ACGGCCATCTTGCTGCTCCGCATTGATGACATTGTGTCTGGAATTAAGAAGAAAGGTGATGACCAGgctggaggaggacagggagcagAGTGA